A DNA window from Streptosporangiales bacterium contains the following coding sequences:
- a CDS encoding cell division protein FtsK: protein MRGVAYKKPSPTVRAESFRIGFWTVLGGTIAAGIGRVVWWLVRQWPVWLVVGLGYAAWRVHARFDTHGLSLAALALVTVLVAWRVLHARSFKLVVSWPLRSWWRRVARYGRGWDELVAVTGLVKPFRGRELAPVLGRCRSTDTVDRLRVRTLRGQVLADYAGNAERFAASNGAIDCRVRSVRTPVIRFRGKTLVRSRVVPRLLELWFLVTDPLRDPVALFPIPDKPNLHRLRVAHREDGLPWHLRLRGTHVLVAGRTGAGKGSVLWSIVRALASAVRDRWVELWVVDPKGGMELAAGQGLFARYCYGDNNTDDEGRKRAYQLDFAEFLETLVDRMQERQRDLRGVSRTHKPRPGDPHIVVLIDELACLTAYVTDREAKKRIEAALGLLLSQGRAVGITVVAALQDARKEVLPDRGLFPTRIGLAVNEPEETDLVLGSTARKNGARCDEISEDTPGVAFVAVETEKEPVRVRFGYVDDEEITRLAVTYPPGAAPVDPYPSDPTHTETRQEDQS from the coding sequence ATGAGAGGCGTCGCCTACAAGAAGCCCTCCCCGACGGTGCGGGCGGAGTCGTTCCGGATCGGGTTCTGGACCGTCCTCGGCGGCACGATCGCCGCTGGGATCGGGCGTGTCGTGTGGTGGCTGGTCCGGCAGTGGCCGGTCTGGCTTGTCGTCGGGCTCGGCTACGCCGCCTGGCGGGTGCACGCCCGGTTCGACACCCACGGCCTGTCACTGGCCGCTCTCGCCCTGGTGACGGTGCTGGTGGCCTGGCGTGTACTGCACGCCCGGTCGTTCAAGCTCGTCGTGTCCTGGCCGCTGCGGTCATGGTGGCGCCGCGTCGCCCGGTATGGACGGGGCTGGGACGAGCTGGTGGCCGTCACCGGCCTGGTCAAGCCGTTCCGTGGCCGCGAGCTCGCCCCGGTGCTGGGGCGGTGCAGGTCGACCGACACCGTGGACCGGCTCCGCGTCCGCACCCTGCGGGGTCAGGTGCTGGCGGACTACGCGGGCAACGCGGAGCGGTTCGCCGCGTCCAACGGTGCGATTGACTGCCGCGTCCGGTCGGTCCGCACCCCGGTCATCCGGTTCCGAGGGAAGACCCTGGTCCGGTCGCGGGTCGTGCCGCGCCTGCTGGAGCTGTGGTTCCTGGTCACCGACCCGCTACGGGACCCAGTCGCACTGTTCCCGATCCCGGACAAGCCGAACCTCCACCGCCTCCGCGTCGCTCACCGCGAAGACGGCCTCCCGTGGCATCTGCGACTCCGGGGCACCCACGTCCTGGTGGCTGGTCGCACGGGGGCGGGGAAGGGCTCGGTGTTGTGGTCGATCGTCCGTGCGCTCGCCTCGGCGGTGCGGGACCGGTGGGTCGAGCTGTGGGTCGTCGACCCCAAGGGCGGCATGGAACTCGCCGCCGGACAAGGCCTGTTCGCCCGGTACTGCTACGGCGACAACAACACCGACGACGAAGGCCGCAAGCGCGCGTATCAACTCGACTTCGCTGAGTTCCTGGAAACCCTTGTCGACCGGATGCAGGAACGGCAACGGGACCTGCGGGGCGTGTCCCGAACGCACAAGCCGCGGCCGGGTGACCCGCACATCGTCGTGCTGATCGACGAGCTGGCGTGCCTGACCGCGTATGTGACGGATCGGGAGGCGAAGAAGCGGATCGAAGCCGCCCTCGGACTCCTCCTCAGTCAGGGCCGCGCGGTCGGCATCACCGTCGTCGCCGCGCTGCAAGACGCCCGGAAGGAGGTGCTGCCGGATCGGGGGCTGTTCCCGACCCGGATCGGGCTGGCGGTGAACGAGCCGGAGGAGACCGACCTGGTCCTCGGCTCGACGGCGCGGAAGAACGGTGCCCGCTGTGACGAGATCTCCGAGGACACCCCTGGTGTGGCGTTCGTCGCGGTGGAGACCGAGAAGGAACCCGTCCGGGTCCGGTTCGGCTACGTCGACGACGAGGAGATCACCCGCCTCGCCGTCACCTACCCACCCGGCGCCGCCCCGGTCGACCCGTATCCCAGCGATCCCACGCACACCGAGACCCGGCAGGAGGACCAGTCATGA
- a CDS encoding replication initiation protein: protein MTAITLDVIRAAAEIEGVCVRPIVSHLHDVETGKKRLVPIPCGSTREAQCPPCADKARKLRMQQCREGWHLDTEPDPPEHDEDDGYGEDAEDQADDADGGSERRVRSTRRRQDAPDLPSYEVEARTVGQVFTTDGGKTYRPSMFATMTLPSYGRVRSDGTPVDPGSYDYRQAALDAMHFPKLVDRFWQNLRRAVGYRVQYFAAVEPQRRLAPHLHAAIRGAIPRVVMRQVIAGTYHQVWWPAFDEPVYDDEELPGWDHSAGGYVDPDTGELLPTWEQALDRLDTDPDARPGHVVRFGEQTDLQGILAGTSQADRRVGYLCKYLNKSIADTHPDEEPSARRSAHVDRLWEQARWLPCSPRCGNWLRYGVQPKDARPTLEPGRCRGKAHRRDTLGCGGRRVLVSRQWTGKTLTQHRADRAAVVRAVLEEAGIEAPDVDRYSTKVTTADGRPRFVWTAVRAHEVPAYRELLLDLLKERQRWRGQYEDAKQRAGPPGRDLSATEEAAEEVAA from the coding sequence ATGACGGCGATCACCCTCGACGTCATCCGCGCCGCCGCCGAGATCGAGGGCGTGTGCGTCCGGCCGATCGTGTCCCACCTACATGACGTGGAGACGGGCAAGAAGCGGCTGGTGCCGATCCCGTGCGGCTCGACTCGGGAGGCGCAGTGCCCGCCGTGTGCGGACAAGGCCCGGAAGTTGCGGATGCAGCAGTGCCGGGAGGGCTGGCACCTCGACACCGAACCCGACCCTCCCGAGCACGACGAGGACGACGGTTACGGCGAGGACGCCGAGGACCAGGCCGACGACGCCGACGGGGGGTCGGAGCGGCGGGTCCGGTCGACTCGGCGTCGCCAGGACGCACCCGACCTGCCGTCGTACGAAGTCGAGGCCCGCACGGTCGGGCAGGTGTTCACCACCGACGGCGGCAAGACGTACCGGCCGTCGATGTTCGCCACGATGACGCTCCCGTCCTATGGGCGGGTTCGGTCGGACGGGACTCCGGTAGATCCGGGCTCGTACGACTACCGGCAGGCTGCCTTGGACGCGATGCACTTCCCGAAGCTGGTGGACCGGTTCTGGCAGAACCTGCGCCGTGCGGTCGGGTACCGGGTGCAGTACTTCGCTGCCGTCGAACCCCAGCGGCGTCTCGCGCCGCACCTGCATGCGGCGATCCGGGGTGCGATCCCTCGCGTGGTGATGCGGCAGGTCATTGCCGGGACCTATCACCAGGTGTGGTGGCCCGCGTTCGACGAGCCCGTCTATGACGATGAGGAGCTACCCGGCTGGGATCACTCCGCCGGCGGCTATGTCGACCCCGATACCGGGGAGTTGCTGCCGACCTGGGAGCAGGCCCTCGATCGGCTCGACACCGACCCCGACGCCCGACCTGGGCACGTGGTCCGGTTCGGGGAGCAGACCGACCTGCAAGGCATCCTCGCCGGGACCTCGCAGGCCGATCGGCGGGTGGGGTACCTGTGCAAGTACCTGAACAAGTCGATCGCCGACACCCATCCCGACGAGGAGCCCTCGGCACGGCGTTCCGCGCATGTCGATCGGCTGTGGGAGCAGGCCCGGTGGCTGCCGTGCTCGCCTCGGTGCGGGAACTGGTTGCGCTACGGCGTGCAGCCCAAGGACGCACGGCCCACGTTGGAGCCGGGCAGGTGTCGGGGGAAGGCGCATCGGCGGGACACGCTCGGGTGTGGTGGTCGTCGGGTGTTGGTGTCGCGGCAGTGGACCGGCAAGACCCTCACCCAGCACAGGGCCGACCGGGCTGCTGTCGTCCGGGCCGTGCTCGAGGAAGCCGGGATCGAGGCTCCCGACGTCGACCGGTACTCGACCAAGGTCACCACGGCTGACGGGCGGCCTCGGTTCGTATGGACCGCCGTTCGCGCCCACGAGGTACCTGCCTACCGGGAGCTGCTGCTCGACCTGCTCAAAGAGCGCCAACGCTGGCGCGGGCAGTACGAGGACGCCAAGCAACGCGCCGGGCCACCGGGTCGGGATCTTTCGGCAACCGAGGAAGCCGCCGAGGAGGTGGCGGCATGA
- a CDS encoding helix-turn-helix domain-containing protein, with product MTTERHDTERLLTVEQAGELLGTNGPRFPRRLIAERRIRFVRVGRHVRIPESAVREFVDANTVEPIVRDRYGRAVA from the coding sequence ATGACGACGGAGAGGCACGACACGGAACGGCTGTTGACGGTGGAGCAGGCAGGCGAGCTGCTCGGCACGAACGGGCCCCGGTTCCCTCGGCGGCTGATCGCGGAGCGGCGTATCCGGTTCGTGCGGGTCGGACGGCATGTGCGGATCCCGGAGTCGGCGGTGCGGGAGTTCGTCGACGCCAACACGGTCGAGCCCATCGTGCGGGACCGCTACGGACGGGCGGTGGCCTGA
- a CDS encoding tyrosine-type recombinase/integrase produces the protein MAKRKGRRRFGWVRKLPSGRYQASYLGADGLRQNAPHTFASKDEAGDWLTLREADRVRGDAPPARRGAMPFGPYGREWVDERSGLRPRTADLYRWLLVKYLDSFESVHLVDIDPAAVRRWRAKLLRGGVSATMVAKAYRLFRAIMMTAAEDDELIVRNPCRIRGAGTETPTERPVLTVAQVYALADRMPARLRVLVLLATFGSLRFGEVTALRRRDVDLDERKVQVRRAFTEVRGQGLVAGPPKSRAGVRTVSLPAAVITDLRRHLAEHTKAGNDALVFTVPNGSPVRRGNFNKVVGWRDAVAAIGATGLHFHDLRHTGNTLAADAGVSTRNLMARMGHDNERAALIYQHATAKADRLIADVLDAQVRAERTNKTTKRGRKQSTRSNSDEDDEPDEGAAGVLVPTG, from the coding sequence ATGGCGAAGCGGAAGGGACGTCGTCGGTTCGGCTGGGTGCGGAAGCTGCCCTCGGGTCGCTACCAGGCGAGCTATCTCGGTGCGGACGGTCTCCGGCAGAACGCGCCGCACACCTTCGCCAGCAAGGACGAGGCGGGGGACTGGCTCACCCTGCGCGAGGCCGATCGGGTGCGTGGCGATGCACCACCGGCGAGGCGGGGAGCTATGCCCTTCGGGCCCTACGGCCGTGAGTGGGTCGACGAGCGTTCGGGACTGCGGCCGCGCACGGCTGACCTCTACCGCTGGCTGCTGGTCAAGTACCTGGACTCGTTCGAGTCGGTGCACCTGGTGGACATCGACCCCGCAGCCGTACGGCGGTGGCGGGCGAAGCTCCTACGCGGCGGTGTTTCGGCAACGATGGTGGCGAAGGCGTACCGGCTGTTCCGCGCGATCATGATGACGGCCGCCGAGGATGACGAGCTGATCGTGCGCAACCCGTGCCGGATCCGTGGTGCGGGCACCGAGACACCGACCGAGCGACCCGTGCTGACTGTCGCGCAGGTCTACGCCCTCGCCGACCGGATGCCCGCGCGGCTCCGAGTGCTGGTCCTGCTGGCGACGTTCGGGAGCCTGCGCTTCGGTGAGGTCACCGCGTTGCGGCGTCGAGACGTCGACCTCGACGAGCGGAAGGTGCAGGTTCGTCGGGCGTTCACGGAGGTTCGGGGGCAGGGCCTGGTCGCCGGTCCGCCGAAGTCGCGCGCAGGCGTCCGGACGGTCTCGCTCCCGGCGGCGGTGATCACGGACCTGCGCCGCCACCTGGCCGAGCACACCAAGGCGGGCAACGATGCCCTGGTCTTCACCGTCCCGAACGGGTCACCGGTACGACGGGGAAACTTCAACAAGGTGGTCGGCTGGCGGGACGCGGTCGCCGCGATCGGGGCAACCGGCCTGCACTTCCACGACCTGCGGCACACGGGCAACACCCTCGCTGCCGACGCCGGGGTGAGCACGCGGAACCTCATGGCTCGGATGGGACACGACAACGAGCGGGCGGCGCTGATCTACCAGCACGCGACCGCGAAGGCCGATCGGCTGATCGCGGACGTCCTGGACGCCCAGGTCCGTGCGGAGCGTACGAACAAGACCACAAAGCGCGGTCGGAAGCAGTCGACCCGATCGAACTCGGACGAGGACGACGAACCGGACGAGGGGGCAGCGGGTGTGCTCGTGCCGACCGGCTAA
- a CDS encoding LysE family translocator gives MIAPARLAAFALASLVLIVIPGPSVAFVVSRALALGRRAALATVAGNAVGEYVQVVAVGFGIGAIIERSIVAFTVLKFVGAGYLVYLGVRAFRSRGSLAAMMNEVEAPRGGWRTWREAFVVGVTNPKSLVFFGAVLPQFVDGSAGHASVQLLVLGLVFVAIALVSDSVWGLAAGAARAWFARSPRRLSVVGGASGLTMIGLGVGVALTGRRD, from the coding sequence GTGATCGCCCCCGCGCGCCTCGCCGCCTTCGCCCTCGCGTCCCTGGTGCTCATCGTCATCCCGGGTCCCAGCGTGGCCTTCGTCGTGAGTCGCGCGCTTGCGCTGGGGCGGCGTGCGGCACTGGCCACGGTGGCCGGCAACGCGGTCGGCGAGTACGTGCAGGTCGTCGCGGTGGGGTTCGGGATAGGCGCGATCATCGAACGGTCGATCGTGGCGTTCACGGTGCTGAAGTTCGTTGGTGCCGGCTACCTCGTCTACCTCGGTGTACGCGCGTTCCGCAGCCGCGGGAGCCTCGCCGCGATGATGAACGAGGTCGAGGCGCCGCGCGGCGGCTGGCGCACCTGGCGGGAGGCGTTCGTCGTCGGCGTCACCAACCCCAAGTCGCTCGTGTTCTTCGGCGCCGTCCTGCCGCAGTTCGTGGACGGGTCGGCCGGGCACGCGTCGGTGCAGCTGCTCGTCCTCGGCTTGGTGTTCGTCGCGATCGCGCTGGTGTCTGACTCCGTGTGGGGCCTCGCCGCCGGTGCGGCCCGGGCCTGGTTCGCGCGGTCGCCGCGCCGGCTCAGCGTGGTCGGTGGGGCCAGCGGCCTCACCATGATCGGCCTGGGCGTCGGGGTCGCGCTCACAGGGCGCAGGGACTGA
- a CDS encoding protein-tyrosine-phosphatase, with protein sequence MRLDWPACANARDLGDLPSGDGRRIRPGVLIRSDRLGQLTEAGLATARACGLSLVLDLRSEAECTNQPTPFAAEAFYRNLPVQDPAVRYTGEGTLADLYLAMLDRRPEWFAAALAAIADAPDGAVVVHCHAGKDRTGLVVALALTLAGVDRDVITEDYVYSDVGLREVNEAIYTGIADPAERQRLRHLWAARPETIAAALDHLDRRYGGAEGYLRAGGFTDANVEAVRRRLLG encoded by the coding sequence ATGAGGCTCGACTGGCCCGCGTGCGCCAACGCGCGCGACCTGGGTGACCTGCCGTCCGGTGACGGCCGGCGCATCCGGCCCGGCGTCCTCATCAGGTCCGACCGCCTCGGCCAGCTCACCGAGGCCGGACTGGCGACCGCCCGCGCCTGTGGCCTGTCGCTCGTGCTCGACCTGCGCAGCGAGGCCGAGTGCACCAACCAGCCGACGCCGTTCGCCGCAGAGGCGTTCTATCGCAACCTGCCGGTGCAGGATCCGGCCGTCCGCTACACCGGCGAAGGCACGCTCGCCGACCTCTACCTGGCGATGCTCGACCGGCGACCGGAGTGGTTCGCCGCGGCCCTCGCCGCGATCGCGGACGCTCCGGATGGTGCCGTCGTGGTGCACTGCCATGCGGGCAAGGACCGCACCGGTCTCGTCGTCGCGCTCGCGCTGACCCTCGCCGGCGTGGACCGGGACGTCATCACCGAGGACTACGTGTACTCCGATGTCGGGCTGCGCGAGGTGAACGAGGCGATCTACACCGGTATCGCCGACCCTGCCGAGCGACAGCGCTTGCGCCACCTGTGGGCCGCCCGGCCGGAGACGATCGCCGCGGCACTGGACCACCTGGACCGGCGCTACGGCGGTGCGGAGGGCTACCTGCGCGCGGGCGGGTTCACCGACGCCAACGTCGAGGCCGTCCGGCGTCGACTCCTTGGGTGA
- a CDS encoding NUDIX domain-containing protein: protein MHRVTGRLLPVDHDDRVLLLHGFDPARPDEPFWFTVGGAVDPGESTAQAAAREAYEETGLVVSADQLGEAAWSSATRFSFDGRPIHQTMDFYVARVAPFEVTFAGHDEVERGCVDGHRWWSLDELRATGERYFPEDLPARLGTALTA, encoded by the coding sequence ATGCACCGCGTGACCGGACGCCTCCTTCCGGTCGACCACGACGATCGGGTCCTGCTGCTCCACGGCTTCGACCCCGCACGCCCGGACGAGCCCTTCTGGTTCACCGTCGGCGGCGCCGTCGACCCGGGCGAGAGCACGGCGCAGGCCGCGGCCCGCGAGGCGTACGAGGAGACCGGGCTGGTCGTCTCGGCGGACCAGCTGGGCGAGGCCGCTTGGTCGTCGGCCACCAGGTTCAGCTTCGACGGCCGCCCGATCCACCAGACGATGGACTTCTACGTGGCGCGCGTCGCGCCGTTCGAGGTCACGTTCGCCGGGCACGACGAGGTCGAGCGCGGCTGCGTCGACGGGCACCGCTGGTGGAGTCTCGACGAGCTGCGTGCGACCGGCGAGCGCTACTTCCCCGAGGACCTGCCGGCGCGGCTCGGCACCGCACTGACCGCATGA
- a CDS encoding HAD-IA family hydrolase, translating to MIFDCDGVLVDTERIAVRVDAEVLAELGWPLGDEEIIQRFLGRTQRHMYDEISAHLGNRLPDGWEADFERRYLAALDVELKPVEGVVDVLDVLDVLDLPMCVASSGSHEKMRHTLGHTGLYERFEGRIFSATEVAHGKPEPDLFLHAAARMGVEPSGCVVVEDSHYGVQAARAAGMRSFGYAGGITPADWLAGPDTVVFDDMRELPRLLAVTAD from the coding sequence GTGATCTTCGACTGCGACGGCGTGCTCGTCGACACCGAGCGGATCGCCGTACGCGTCGACGCCGAGGTGCTCGCCGAGCTCGGCTGGCCACTCGGCGACGAGGAGATCATCCAGCGGTTCCTCGGTCGCACGCAGCGGCACATGTACGACGAGATCAGCGCCCACCTCGGCAACCGGCTGCCGGACGGCTGGGAGGCGGACTTCGAGCGCCGCTACCTCGCCGCGCTCGACGTCGAGCTGAAGCCGGTCGAGGGCGTCGTCGACGTGCTCGACGTGCTCGACGTGCTCGACCTGCCGATGTGCGTCGCGTCGAGTGGCAGCCACGAGAAGATGCGGCACACGCTCGGGCACACCGGCCTGTACGAACGCTTCGAGGGCCGTATCTTCAGCGCCACCGAGGTCGCCCACGGCAAGCCGGAGCCCGACCTGTTCCTGCACGCGGCGGCACGCATGGGCGTCGAGCCGTCCGGCTGCGTCGTCGTCGAGGACAGCCACTACGGCGTGCAGGCCGCGCGTGCCGCGGGCATGCGGTCCTTCGGTTACGCGGGCGGGATCACGCCCGCCGACTGGCTCGCGGGACCGGACACCGTCGTGTTCGACGACATGCGCGAGCTGCCCCGCCTGCTGGCCGTGACGGCGGACTAG
- a CDS encoding L,D-transpeptidase family protein: MAVVTAGSASAATPPCTNDTVSACVDLSAKRAWLMQDGEVTYGPVKITSGRAGYETDRGRFTVDYKDIDHVSSIYDAPMPYSVFYNGGEAFHEGSLGEKSHGCVHLGHKAAKRFYRELHKGDLVAVRA; the protein is encoded by the coding sequence ATGGCCGTGGTGACCGCCGGATCGGCGTCGGCCGCCACGCCACCGTGCACCAACGACACGGTCAGCGCCTGTGTCGACCTCTCCGCGAAACGGGCGTGGCTGATGCAGGACGGCGAGGTCACGTACGGCCCGGTGAAGATCACGTCCGGCCGCGCCGGCTACGAGACCGACCGCGGCAGGTTCACCGTGGACTACAAGGACATCGACCACGTGAGCTCGATCTACGACGCGCCCATGCCGTACTCGGTCTTCTACAACGGCGGTGAGGCGTTCCACGAGGGCAGCCTCGGCGAGAAGTCGCACGGCTGCGTCCACCTGGGACACAAGGCAGCGAAGCGGTTCTACCGCGAGCTGCACAAGGGCGACCTCGTCGCCGTGCGTGCCTAG
- a CDS encoding dCTP deaminase, which produces MLLSDRDIRAQVDKGRIGLEPYDASLVQPSSIDVRLDRYFRVFENHKYPHIDPALEQDDLTRMVEPKGQEPFILHPGEFVLGSTYEIVSLPDDVSARLEGKSSLGRLGLLTHSTAGFIDAGFNGHVTLELSNVATLPIKLWPGMKIGQLCFFRLTSPAEQPYGTGASGSRYQGQRGPTPSRSYLNFHRSTI; this is translated from the coding sequence GTGTTGCTCTCTGACCGCGATATCAGGGCCCAAGTCGACAAGGGACGGATCGGGCTCGAGCCGTACGACGCGTCCCTGGTCCAGCCGTCGAGCATCGACGTGCGGCTGGACAGGTACTTCCGGGTGTTCGAGAACCACAAGTACCCGCACATCGACCCCGCGCTCGAGCAGGACGACCTCACCCGCATGGTCGAGCCGAAGGGTCAGGAGCCGTTCATCCTGCACCCCGGCGAGTTCGTCCTCGGGTCCACCTACGAGATCGTTAGCCTGCCCGACGACGTGTCGGCGAGGTTGGAGGGGAAGTCGAGCCTCGGCCGTCTCGGCCTGCTCACGCACTCCACGGCCGGCTTCATCGACGCCGGCTTCAACGGGCACGTCACGCTGGAGCTGTCCAACGTCGCGACGTTGCCGATCAAGCTGTGGCCCGGCATGAAGATCGGCCAGCTGTGCTTCTTCCGGCTCACCTCGCCGGCCGAGCAGCCGTACGGCACGGGCGCGTCAGGGTCGCGGTACCAGGGTCAGCGGGGTCCGACGCCGTCGCGTTCGTACCTGAACTTCCACCGCTCGACGATCTGA
- a CDS encoding DUF3817 domain-containing protein, with protein MSSQAREGDRVDADTQASTDGRRKSVRGALVRYRVMAYVTGVLLITLVFVAMPLDRIWHIPEPVAVIGQVHGYLYMVYLVAAADLARRVRLSFTRMVAMFLAGVVPTVAFFCERRVTRWVKESRYWRT; from the coding sequence ATGAGCAGCCAGGCACGAGAGGGCGACAGGGTCGACGCCGACACGCAGGCGTCCACGGACGGGCGGCGCAAGAGCGTACGCGGCGCGCTCGTCCGCTACCGGGTGATGGCGTACGTCACCGGCGTCCTGCTGATCACGCTGGTGTTCGTCGCGATGCCGCTCGACCGCATCTGGCACATCCCCGAGCCGGTCGCGGTGATCGGCCAGGTCCACGGCTACCTCTACATGGTCTACCTGGTCGCGGCCGCCGACCTCGCGCGGCGGGTGCGACTGAGCTTCACGCGCATGGTCGCGATGTTCCTCGCCGGCGTCGTGCCCACCGTCGCGTTCTTCTGCGAGCGCCGCGTCACGCGCTGGGTGAAGGAGTCGCGCTACTGGCGGACGTAA
- a CDS encoding 4Fe-4S dicluster domain-containing protein — MWVRIVVGLGLTVVAAVVAGRRLWWFYRVVRTGQPAPDRTEGIGRRLGTQVTEVLGQRKLLKWSVPGLAHAFTFWAFLVLLTVYIEAYGALFDPHFHIPLIGTWPALGFLQDTIAVLCLLSLVVFAVIRVRNSPKRLDRRSRFKGSHLGGAWLILFMIFNVIWTLFVLRAAAIVAGEFPYESGAWMSELVATALAPIGQPAGEVLATVMILAHLAVMLSFLIIVVHSKHMHIVLAPPNVLTSRRPDALGPLLPMTSNGKPLDFEEADPDTDVFGRGKIEDFTWKGLLDFATCTECGRCQSQCPAWNTDKPLSPKMLITDLRDHLYAKAPYLLTPEDQRDALPDALKAEAARPLVGGTDVNGVIDPDVLWSCTNCGACVEQCPVDIEHIDHIADMRRYQVLIESNFPSEAGTMLKNLENKGNPWGMNASARLDWTKGLPFEVRVVEDSIPDDVEYLFWVGCAGALEDRAKKTTRAVAELLHMAGVEFAVLGPTESCTGDPARRLGNEFVYQMLAQQNVETLNELGAKKIVATCPHCFNTIAREYPQIGGNYETIHHTQLLARLVDESRLKPVTAVEEKVTYHDPCFLGRHNKVYTPPRELLGSVPGLTSQEMHRCKDRGFCCGAGGARMWMEETIGKRVNTERVEEALALDPDTVSTACPYCLVMLGDAIKAKQSEGAARDGVEVVDVSHLLLRSMKTDTPAAASTD, encoded by the coding sequence ATGTGGGTACGGATCGTTGTCGGTCTCGGTCTGACGGTGGTGGCGGCCGTGGTGGCCGGCCGCCGGCTGTGGTGGTTCTATCGGGTGGTGCGCACCGGCCAGCCCGCGCCGGACCGCACCGAGGGCATCGGCCGCCGGCTCGGCACGCAGGTCACCGAGGTGCTCGGCCAGCGCAAGCTGCTGAAGTGGTCGGTGCCTGGTCTCGCGCACGCGTTCACGTTCTGGGCGTTCCTCGTCCTGCTCACCGTCTACATCGAGGCGTATGGTGCGCTGTTCGACCCGCACTTCCACATCCCGCTGATCGGCACCTGGCCGGCGCTCGGCTTCCTGCAGGACACCATCGCCGTGTTGTGTCTGCTCTCGCTGGTCGTGTTCGCGGTCATCCGGGTGCGTAACTCGCCGAAGCGCCTCGACCGCAGGTCGCGCTTCAAGGGCTCGCACCTCGGCGGCGCCTGGCTCATCCTCTTCATGATCTTCAACGTCATCTGGACGCTGTTCGTGCTGCGCGCCGCCGCGATCGTCGCCGGCGAGTTCCCGTACGAGAGCGGCGCGTGGATGTCTGAGCTGGTGGCGACGGCGCTGGCGCCGATCGGCCAGCCGGCCGGTGAGGTGCTGGCCACCGTGATGATCCTCGCCCACCTCGCGGTGATGCTGAGCTTCCTGATCATCGTCGTGCACAGCAAGCACATGCACATCGTCCTGGCGCCTCCGAACGTCCTCACGTCCCGCCGTCCCGACGCCCTCGGCCCGCTGCTGCCGATGACGAGCAACGGCAAGCCGCTCGACTTCGAGGAGGCCGACCCCGACACCGATGTCTTCGGGCGCGGCAAGATCGAGGACTTCACGTGGAAGGGCCTCCTCGACTTCGCCACCTGCACCGAGTGCGGCCGCTGTCAGTCACAGTGCCCGGCGTGGAACACCGACAAGCCGCTGTCGCCGAAGATGCTCATCACCGACCTGCGCGACCACCTGTATGCGAAGGCGCCGTACCTGCTGACGCCCGAGGACCAACGCGACGCGCTGCCCGACGCCCTCAAGGCCGAGGCCGCGCGGCCGCTCGTCGGCGGCACGGACGTGAACGGCGTGATCGACCCCGACGTGCTGTGGTCGTGCACCAACTGCGGCGCCTGTGTCGAGCAGTGCCCCGTCGACATCGAGCACATCGACCACATCGCCGACATGCGCCGCTACCAGGTGCTCATCGAGTCGAACTTCCCCTCCGAGGCCGGCACGATGCTGAAGAACCTCGAGAACAAGGGCAACCCCTGGGGCATGAACGCCTCGGCGCGGCTCGACTGGACCAAGGGTCTGCCGTTCGAGGTCCGCGTCGTCGAGGACTCCATCCCCGACGACGTGGAGTACCTGTTCTGGGTCGGCTGCGCGGGCGCACTGGAGGACCGTGCGAAGAAGACGACCCGCGCGGTGGCGGAGCTACTGCACATGGCCGGCGTCGAGTTCGCCGTCCTCGGCCCGACGGAGAGCTGCACCGGCGACCCGGCGCGGCGGCTGGGCAACGAGTTCGTCTACCAGATGCTCGCGCAGCAGAACGTCGAGACCCTCAACGAGCTCGGCGCGAAGAAGATCGTCGCCACCTGCCCGCACTGCTTCAACACCATCGCCAGGGAGTACCCGCAGATCGGCGGGAACTACGAGACGATCCACCACACCCAGCTGCTCGCCCGGCTCGTCGACGAGAGCCGACTCAAGCCCGTCACGGCGGTCGAGGAGAAGGTCACCTACCACGATCCCTGCTTCCTCGGCCGGCACAACAAGGTCTACACCCCGCCTCGCGAGCTGCTCGGCAGCGTGCCCGGGCTCACCTCCCAGGAGATGCACCGGTGCAAGGACCGCGGCTTCTGCTGCGGCGCGGGTGGCGCGCGGATGTGGATGGAGGAGACCATCGGCAAGCGGGTCAACACCGAGCGTGTCGAGGAGGCGCTCGCCCTCGACCCCGACACCGTGTCGACCGCATGCCCGTACTGCCTGGTCATGCTCGGCGACGCGATCAAGGCGAAACAGAGCGAGGGCGCGGCCCGCGACGGCGTCGAGGTGGTCGACGTCTCGCATCTGCTGCTGAGGTCGATGAAGACCGACACGCCCGCCGCCGCGTCGACCGACTGA